In one Macaca nemestrina isolate mMacNem1 chromosome 2, mMacNem.hap1, whole genome shotgun sequence genomic region, the following are encoded:
- the LOC105469976 gene encoding SPRY domain-containing SOCS box protein 4 isoform X5: MGQKLSGSLKSVEVREPALRPAKRELRGAEPGRPARLDQLLDMPAAGLAVQLRHAWNPEDRSLNVFVKDDDRLTFHRHPVAQSTDGIRGKVGHARGLHAWQINWPARQRGTHAVVGVATARAPLHSVGYTALVGSDAESWGWDLGRSRLYHDGKNRPGVAYPAFLGPDEAFALPDSLLVVLDMDEGTLSFIVDGQYLGVAFRGLKGKKLYPVVSAVWGHCEVTMRYINGLDHGSFELKEE, translated from the coding sequence ATGGGCCAGAAGCTCTCAGGGAGCCTCAAGTCGGTGGAGGTGCGAGAGCCCGCGCTGCGGCCGGCCAAGCGGGAGCTGCGGGGTGCAGAGCCCGGGCGGCCGGCGCGGCTGGACCAGCTGTTGGACATGCCAGCGGCGGGGCTAGCTGTGCAGCTGCGGCATGCGTGGAACCCCGAGGACCGCTCGCTCAACGTCTTCGTCAAGGATGACGACCGGCTCACCTTCCACCGGCACCCCGTGGCCCAGAGCACCGACGGCATCCGCGGCAAGGTGGGCCACGCCCGCGGCCTGCACGCCTGGCAGATCAACTGGCCAGCTCGGCAGCGCGGCACCCACGCTGTAGTTGGTGTGGCCACGGCCCGTGCTCCCCTGCACTCCGTGGGCTACACTGCGCTGGTGGGCAGTGACGCCGAGTCGTGGGGCTGGGACCTGGGCCGCAGCCGCCTCTACCACGACGGCAAGAACCGGCCCGGCGTGGCCTACCCGGCCTTCCTGGGGCCCGACGAGGCCTTCGCGCTGCCCGACTCGCTGCTCGTGGTGCTGGACATGGATGAAGGCACACTCAGCTTCATCGTGGACGGCCAGTACCTGGGGGTGGCCTTCCGAGGTCTCAAGGGCAAGAAGCTGTACCCGGTGGTGAGTGCCGTGTGGGGCCACTGCGAAGTCACCATGCGCTACATCAACGGCCTTGACC
- the LOC105469976 gene encoding SPRY domain-containing SOCS box protein 4 isoform X2 has protein sequence MGQKLSGSLKSVEVREPALRPAKRELRGAEPGRPARLDQLLDMPAAGLAVQLRHAWNPEDRSLNVFVKDDDRLTFHRHPVAQSTDGIRGKVGHARGLHAWQINWPARQRGTHAVVGVATARAPLHSVGYTALVGSDAESWGWDLGRSRLYHDGKNRPGVAYPAFLGPDEAFALPDSLLVVLDMDEGTLSFIVDGQYLGVAFRGLKGKKLYPVVSAVWGHCEVTMRYINGLDRCGTLLFGVIICRMWLIKAERGG, from the coding sequence ATGGGCCAGAAGCTCTCAGGGAGCCTCAAGTCGGTGGAGGTGCGAGAGCCCGCGCTGCGGCCGGCCAAGCGGGAGCTGCGGGGTGCAGAGCCCGGGCGGCCGGCGCGGCTGGACCAGCTGTTGGACATGCCAGCGGCGGGGCTAGCTGTGCAGCTGCGGCATGCGTGGAACCCCGAGGACCGCTCGCTCAACGTCTTCGTCAAGGATGACGACCGGCTCACCTTCCACCGGCACCCCGTGGCCCAGAGCACCGACGGCATCCGCGGCAAGGTGGGCCACGCCCGCGGCCTGCACGCCTGGCAGATCAACTGGCCAGCTCGGCAGCGCGGCACCCACGCTGTAGTTGGTGTGGCCACGGCCCGTGCTCCCCTGCACTCCGTGGGCTACACTGCGCTGGTGGGCAGTGACGCCGAGTCGTGGGGCTGGGACCTGGGCCGCAGCCGCCTCTACCACGACGGCAAGAACCGGCCCGGCGTGGCCTACCCGGCCTTCCTGGGGCCCGACGAGGCCTTCGCGCTGCCCGACTCGCTGCTCGTGGTGCTGGACATGGATGAAGGCACACTCAGCTTCATCGTGGACGGCCAGTACCTGGGGGTGGCCTTCCGAGGTCTCAAGGGCAAGAAGCTGTACCCGGTGGTGAGTGCCGTGTGGGGCCACTGCGAAGTCACCATGCGCTACATCAACGGCCTTGACC
- the LOC105469976 gene encoding SPRY domain-containing SOCS box protein 4 isoform X3 produces MGQKLSGSLKSVEVREPALRPAKRELRGAEPGRPARLDQLLDMPAAGLAVQLRHAWNPEDRSLNVFVKDDDRLTFHRHPVAQSTDGIRGKVGHARGLHAWQINWPARQRGTHAVVGVATARAPLHSVGYTALVGSDAESWGWDLGRSRLYHDGKNRPGVAYPAFLGPDEAFALPDSLLVVLDMDEGTLSFIVDGQYLGVAFRGLKGKKLYPVVSAVWGHCEVTMRYINGLDPYVTREIFSEEKPSALKRSPCH; encoded by the coding sequence ATGGGCCAGAAGCTCTCAGGGAGCCTCAAGTCGGTGGAGGTGCGAGAGCCCGCGCTGCGGCCGGCCAAGCGGGAGCTGCGGGGTGCAGAGCCCGGGCGGCCGGCGCGGCTGGACCAGCTGTTGGACATGCCAGCGGCGGGGCTAGCTGTGCAGCTGCGGCATGCGTGGAACCCCGAGGACCGCTCGCTCAACGTCTTCGTCAAGGATGACGACCGGCTCACCTTCCACCGGCACCCCGTGGCCCAGAGCACCGACGGCATCCGCGGCAAGGTGGGCCACGCCCGCGGCCTGCACGCCTGGCAGATCAACTGGCCAGCTCGGCAGCGCGGCACCCACGCTGTAGTTGGTGTGGCCACGGCCCGTGCTCCCCTGCACTCCGTGGGCTACACTGCGCTGGTGGGCAGTGACGCCGAGTCGTGGGGCTGGGACCTGGGCCGCAGCCGCCTCTACCACGACGGCAAGAACCGGCCCGGCGTGGCCTACCCGGCCTTCCTGGGGCCCGACGAGGCCTTCGCGCTGCCCGACTCGCTGCTCGTGGTGCTGGACATGGATGAAGGCACACTCAGCTTCATCGTGGACGGCCAGTACCTGGGGGTGGCCTTCCGAGGTCTCAAGGGCAAGAAGCTGTACCCGGTGGTGAGTGCCGTGTGGGGCCACTGCGAAGTCACCATGCGCTACATCAACGGCCTTGACC
- the LOC105469976 gene encoding SPRY domain-containing SOCS box protein 4 isoform X4, with protein sequence MGQKLSGSLKSVEVREPALRPAKRELRGAEPGRPARLDQLLDMPAAGLAVQLRHAWNPEDRSLNVFVKDDDRLTFHRHPVAQSTDGIRGKVGHARGLHAWQINWPARQRGTHAVVGVATARAPLHSVGYTALVGSDAESWGWDLGRSRLYHDGKNRPGVAYPAFLGPDEAFALPDSLLVVLDMDEGTLSFIVDGQYLGVAFRGLKGKKLYPVVSAVWGHCEVTMRYINGLDLSLVAFHGLMNTALRFQLM encoded by the coding sequence ATGGGCCAGAAGCTCTCAGGGAGCCTCAAGTCGGTGGAGGTGCGAGAGCCCGCGCTGCGGCCGGCCAAGCGGGAGCTGCGGGGTGCAGAGCCCGGGCGGCCGGCGCGGCTGGACCAGCTGTTGGACATGCCAGCGGCGGGGCTAGCTGTGCAGCTGCGGCATGCGTGGAACCCCGAGGACCGCTCGCTCAACGTCTTCGTCAAGGATGACGACCGGCTCACCTTCCACCGGCACCCCGTGGCCCAGAGCACCGACGGCATCCGCGGCAAGGTGGGCCACGCCCGCGGCCTGCACGCCTGGCAGATCAACTGGCCAGCTCGGCAGCGCGGCACCCACGCTGTAGTTGGTGTGGCCACGGCCCGTGCTCCCCTGCACTCCGTGGGCTACACTGCGCTGGTGGGCAGTGACGCCGAGTCGTGGGGCTGGGACCTGGGCCGCAGCCGCCTCTACCACGACGGCAAGAACCGGCCCGGCGTGGCCTACCCGGCCTTCCTGGGGCCCGACGAGGCCTTCGCGCTGCCCGACTCGCTGCTCGTGGTGCTGGACATGGATGAAGGCACACTCAGCTTCATCGTGGACGGCCAGTACCTGGGGGTGGCCTTCCGAGGTCTCAAGGGCAAGAAGCTGTACCCGGTGGTGAGTGCCGTGTGGGGCCACTGCGAAGTCACCATGCGCTACATCAACGGCCTTGACC
- the LOC105469976 gene encoding SPRY domain-containing SOCS box protein 4 isoform X6 — translation MGQKLSGSLKSVEVREPALRPAKRELRGAEPGRPARLDQLLDMPAAGLAVQLRHAWNPEDRSLNVFVKDDDRLTFHRHPVAQSTDGIRGKVGHARGLHAWQINWPARQRGTHAVVGVATARAPLHSVGYTALVGSDAESWGWDLGRSRLYHDGKNRPGVAYPAFLGPDEAFALPDSLLVVLDMDEGTLSFIVDGQYLGVAFRGLKGKKLYPVVSAVWGHCEVTMRYINGLDRYLL, via the coding sequence ATGGGCCAGAAGCTCTCAGGGAGCCTCAAGTCGGTGGAGGTGCGAGAGCCCGCGCTGCGGCCGGCCAAGCGGGAGCTGCGGGGTGCAGAGCCCGGGCGGCCGGCGCGGCTGGACCAGCTGTTGGACATGCCAGCGGCGGGGCTAGCTGTGCAGCTGCGGCATGCGTGGAACCCCGAGGACCGCTCGCTCAACGTCTTCGTCAAGGATGACGACCGGCTCACCTTCCACCGGCACCCCGTGGCCCAGAGCACCGACGGCATCCGCGGCAAGGTGGGCCACGCCCGCGGCCTGCACGCCTGGCAGATCAACTGGCCAGCTCGGCAGCGCGGCACCCACGCTGTAGTTGGTGTGGCCACGGCCCGTGCTCCCCTGCACTCCGTGGGCTACACTGCGCTGGTGGGCAGTGACGCCGAGTCGTGGGGCTGGGACCTGGGCCGCAGCCGCCTCTACCACGACGGCAAGAACCGGCCCGGCGTGGCCTACCCGGCCTTCCTGGGGCCCGACGAGGCCTTCGCGCTGCCCGACTCGCTGCTCGTGGTGCTGGACATGGATGAAGGCACACTCAGCTTCATCGTGGACGGCCAGTACCTGGGGGTGGCCTTCCGAGGTCTCAAGGGCAAGAAGCTGTACCCGGTGGTGAGTGCCGTGTGGGGCCACTGCGAAGTCACCATGCGCTACATCAACGGCCTTGACC